GGCTCAATTGAAGGTAAACGTGGTATGCCATCAAAACGCCCTCCATTCCCAGCAGAATCGGGTCTTTGGAAAAAACCTTCGAACATCAACAACGTTGAGACTTTTGCAAATATCCCATATATTGTTTACAACGGTGCTGGCTCATTCAATAAGTATGGTACTGAGAAAAGCAAGGGCACAAAAGTGTTTGCTCTTACTGGCAAAATCAAACATGGAGGACTTGTTGAAGTTCCCATGGGTATTACCCTCAAAGATATCATCTACAAACTTGGTGGTGGGATTCAAGACAATAAGGAGTTTAAGGCGGTTCAGATGGGTGGTCCATCTGGTGGATGTATTCCAAAGCACCTTGCAGACTTACAAATTGACTACGACCAAGTAAATGCAACTGGAGCCATCATGGGTTCTGGTGGTATGGTTGTAATGGACGAAACAACCTGTATGGTTGATATGGCTAGATTCTTCCTTGATTTTACACAAAAAGAATCTTGCGGAAAATGTACCTTTTGTCGTATCGGGACAAAGCGCATGCTCGAAATTCTTACCCGTTTAACTGAAGGGAAGGGCGTTGAAGGCGATATTGAAACCCTCGAAGAGCTAGCTGCTCAAATCAAGGATAGTACACTATGCGGACTAGGACAAACAGCACCAAATCCAGTACTCACAACAATTAAGTATTTTAGAAATGAGTATGAAGCACATATCCGAGATAAAAAGTGCCCTGCTTTAAGTTGCAAGCAGCTTCTCACCTACCAGATTCTGCCTGATAAATGTACTGGTTGCATGGTTTGCGGAATTAAATGTCCTGTTAAGGCCATTGAGGGTGAAAAGAAAAAAGTTCACTTTATTCATCAGGAAAAGTGCATCCGCTGCGGTGATTGTTATTCACGCTGTAAGTTCGGTGCAATTAGTGTTTCTTAATGATTTACAAACTTTCAACTGACAACGAATATGAGCGACAAAATCAATATAGTTCTTAACGGACAAAATACCACTGGTTTAAAAGGAGAGTACATTCTTGATGTTGCCAAAAGGGACGGTATTGAAATTCCAACACTTTGCAACGACCCAAGGCTTGAGCCATTCTCTGCTTGCTATGTATGTTTAATTGAGATTGAGGGAAACAAAAACCTTCAACCCTCCTGTTCAACGAGGATTGCTGAGGGAATGAAGATTAATACTGATAATGATAGAATTTACAAGGCTAGAAAAACTGCACTTGACCTGATAATGAGCAACCACTACGCCGATTGCGTTGCTCCCTGCCGCGAGCGTTGCCCTGCTGGAGTTGATGTTCAAGGCTATATCTCACTAATTGAAAAAGGTCTTTACAGCGAGGCTGTTAAGGTGATAAAACAAACTAACCCTCTACCTTCAATCTGTGGGAGAGTTTGTGTTCGCCCTTGCGAGGCTGCATGTCGCCGAAATCTATTAGATGAGGGAACTGGAGTTGGTATTGATTATATGAAACGATTTGCAGCAGATTCCGATCTATCTTCTGAAAACCATTATAAACCTGAGGTTGCCCCATCAACAGGTAAAAAAGTTGCAATTATTGGTGCTGGCCCTGGTGGTTTATCAAGCGCATACTTTTTACAACAAAAAGGTCATCAGTGCGATATCTATGAGGCACAACCACACTCTGGAGGCTGGTTACGTTATGGTATTCCTGAGTATCGTTTACCCAATGATATAATTCAAAAAGAGACTGATTGTGTAACTGAATTAGGTGCAAATATCTTTTACAATAAAAAGTTAGGCGAAAACATTAGCTATAAGGAATTATCAGAAAAGTACGATGCGGTAATTCTAACCATTGGCTCACAAAGAGGCACCCTACTTGGTTGCGATGGTGAGGATGCAGATGGCGTTTTCTCTGGAATTGATTTCCTTCGGAATATGGAGGTAACGGGTCAGCGTTACGACTTCACTGGGAAAAAAATAGTTGTAGTTGGTGGCGGAAACACAGCCATGGACTGCTGTCGCACATCTCTCCGTTGCAAAAGTACCGATGTTAAGGTGGTTTACCGCCGCTCTGAGGCTGAAATGCCAGCCAATCCAATTGAAATCCATGAATCAAAACTTGAGGGAGTTGAGTATCTTTTCCTAACCAATCCGGTTAGGGTTAATAAGGATGAGAATGGAAAATTAAAATCCATGACCCTTATTCGAATGGGATTAG
This region of Bacteroidales bacterium genomic DNA includes:
- a CDS encoding NADH-quinone oxidoreductase subunit NuoF, yielding MAKTKVIVGLGSCGIAAGANKVYNKIKALQEAEKIDFELRKTSCIGMCYREPLVEVIDDTGSFIYGDVTEDKAVEIIQQHVIGFNPIKDYVVKTDLFDTPDKDYFEGQVKIALRNCGYIDPESIEEYESRDGYLAIKKIASEKLPFESVIQTILDSGLRGRGGGGFPTGLKWRFARSSKSDDKYIICNADEGDPGAFMDRSLLEGDPHAVLEGMIIGAYAIGANHGVIYCRAEYPLAIKRLNIALDQARNKGYLGENICGIKGFNLDIYVKEGAGAFVCGEETALMGSIEGKRGMPSKRPPFPAESGLWKKPSNINNVETFANIPYIVYNGAGSFNKYGTEKSKGTKVFALTGKIKHGGLVEVPMGITLKDIIYKLGGGIQDNKEFKAVQMGGPSGGCIPKHLADLQIDYDQVNATGAIMGSGGMVVMDETTCMVDMARFFLDFTQKESCGKCTFCRIGTKRMLEILTRLTEGKGVEGDIETLEELAAQIKDSTLCGLGQTAPNPVLTTIKYFRNEYEAHIRDKKCPALSCKQLLTYQILPDKCTGCMVCGIKCPVKAIEGEKKKVHFIHQEKCIRCGDCYSRCKFGAISVS